From the genome of Vulpes lagopus strain Blue_001 chromosome 2, ASM1834538v1, whole genome shotgun sequence, one region includes:
- the CCDC28A gene encoding coiled-coil domain-containing protein 28A, which yields MRCQGRRREPYWWGRKRPGSRQGHGGSAPLRHFRKQKELWRRWVRDVTPALAAAVASAAAAAALASETPGSLQVEEENPHPLLPQVIRSWPWCNKELRTMEERKVKRRSPKSFSAHSTQIASAKKNAIPVSKSTGFSNPASQSTSQRPKLKRVMKEKTRPQGGEGKGAQPAPIQHSFLTDVSDVQEMERGLLSLLNDFHSGKLQAFGNECSIEQMEHVRGMQEKLARLNLELYGELEELPEDKRKTASDSNLDRLLSDLEELNSSIQKLHLADAQDVPNTSSTS from the exons ATGCGGTGCCAAGGGCGGAGACGGGAGCCGTACTGGTGGGGCAGGAAGAGGCCGGGCTCCCGCCAGGGGCACGGAGGCTCCGCCCCCTTGCGTCACTTCCGTAAACAAAAGGAGTTGTGGCGGCGCTGGGTCCGGGATGTGACCCCGGCTCTAGCTGCAGCAGTAGCGTCGGCGGCTGCAGCTGCGGCACTGGCTTCGGAGACTCCGGGGTCTTTGCAGGTTGAGGAAGAGAACCCccatcctctccttcctcag GTCATAAGAAGCTGGCCTTGGTGCAATAAGGAACTTAGAACAATGGAGGAGCGGAAAGTGAAGAGGAGGAGTCCTAAGTCTTTTAGTGCCCACTCTACTCAGATTGCTAGTGCCAAAAAAAATGCCATTCCAGTTAGTAAAAGCACAGGGTTTTCAAATCCTGCATCACAGTCAACTTCACAACGACCAAAGTTAAAAag AGTGATGAAAGAAAAGACCAGACCTCAGGGTGGAGAAGGAAAAGGTGCACAGCCTGCTCCCATTCAGCACTCTTTTCTCACCGATGTCTCAGATGTTCAAGAAATGGAGAGAGGGCTTCTCAGCCTTTTGAATGAtttccactctggaaaacttcaAGCATTCG GAAATGAATGTTCCATCGAACAGATGGAGCATGTTCGGGGAATGCAGGAGAAATTAGCTCGTTTGAATTTGGAGCTCTACGGGGAGTTAGAGGAACTTCCtgaggataaaagaaaaacagccagTGACTCCAATCTAGACAGGCTTCTGTCTGAT